Proteins co-encoded in one Bacteroidales bacterium genomic window:
- a CDS encoding HAD-IIIC family phosphatase, which produces MNKDSIKCLLLSDFTINNLAGYLEKDTNDLGIKTIIPPFNQVKQILIDHESACWIEKPDVAFVWTRPEGVISSFNKVLNSEEYSIDEVLDEVDVFSDMLKNIKKLVNKVFIASWSYDPEIKSWAMLDYKAGIGIPYTIMQMNKRLMDNFSGVNDFIFLDSQKWVALCGKDAYHAQHWYLSKTPFHFSVFSHAAGTLKSSIRALSGKSRKIIILDLDDTLWGGIVGDLGWENIKLGGHDPVGEAFVDFQKTLKSYKNKGVLLAIVSKNDENKALEVFDKHPEMLLRRDDFAGWKINWGDKAANIAALMKDVNLGFESAVFIDDNPSERARIKESFPEILVPEMPQDKMLFVKTLHSLDCFNTAFVSEEDLSRNRMYAEEKNRRSEKAIFRNIEDWIKTTGIKVCVEKLNITNIERTVQLLNKTNQMNLSTRRMTEKELTEWADEKPHFMWTFTVSDKFGNSGLTGILGLNVIGDVCRIEDFVLSCRVFGRKIEEVMIGYAYNKAILLKCKTIVAEYIPTDKNTPCFNFFKNSGFAENANLFELETSKKFLIPDFIEVFEK; this is translated from the coding sequence ATGAATAAGGATAGTATAAAATGTCTTTTGTTATCAGATTTTACCATAAATAACCTTGCCGGATATTTGGAAAAAGATACGAACGACCTGGGAATAAAAACAATTATTCCTCCATTTAACCAGGTGAAGCAAATTTTGATAGACCATGAATCGGCTTGCTGGATAGAAAAGCCCGATGTTGCCTTTGTATGGACAAGGCCGGAAGGAGTGATAAGCAGTTTTAATAAAGTACTGAACTCTGAAGAATATAGTATTGATGAAGTGCTTGATGAAGTGGATGTTTTTTCAGACATGCTGAAAAACATTAAAAAGCTGGTGAATAAGGTTTTTATTGCGAGCTGGAGTTACGATCCGGAAATAAAATCATGGGCAATGCTTGATTACAAGGCAGGTATTGGAATCCCATACACCATCATGCAAATGAATAAGCGCCTTATGGATAATTTTTCTGGTGTTAATGATTTTATATTTCTCGATTCACAAAAGTGGGTGGCTTTATGCGGAAAAGATGCTTACCATGCTCAGCACTGGTATCTGAGCAAAACCCCTTTTCATTTTTCTGTTTTTTCTCATGCTGCCGGAACACTTAAATCAAGCATCCGTGCATTGTCAGGAAAATCAAGAAAAATCATCATCCTTGACCTTGATGATACGTTGTGGGGGGGCATTGTTGGCGATTTGGGATGGGAGAACATAAAACTCGGTGGCCACGACCCTGTAGGAGAGGCCTTTGTTGACTTTCAGAAAACATTAAAATCATACAAAAACAAAGGAGTGTTGCTTGCCATAGTAAGTAAAAATGATGAAAATAAAGCTCTCGAAGTGTTTGACAAACATCCCGAAATGTTACTTCGTAGAGATGATTTTGCAGGGTGGAAAATAAACTGGGGCGACAAAGCAGCTAACATTGCTGCATTGATGAAAGATGTAAATCTGGGTTTTGAATCTGCTGTTTTTATTGATGATAACCCTTCTGAAAGAGCCAGAATAAAGGAGTCATTTCCTGAAATTCTTGTCCCCGAAATGCCTCAGGATAAAATGTTGTTTGTAAAAACACTTCACAGTCTGGATTGTTTTAATACTGCTTTTGTCAGTGAAGAAGACCTGTCAAGAAACCGTATGTATGCTGAAGAAAAAAACAGGAGAAGTGAAAAGGCTATATTTAGAAACATTGAAGACTGGATAAAAACAACAGGTATTAAAGTTTGTGTGGAAAAACTGAATATCACAAATATCGAAAGAACTGTTCAGTTGTTGAATAAAACCAATCAGATGAACCTTTCCACAAGGAGAATGACGGAAAAAGAATTGACAGAATGGGCTGATGAAAAACCCCATTTTATGTGGACCTTTACTGTTTCTGACAAATTTGGTAACTCCGGCCTTACAGGGATACTTGGCTTAAATGTCATAGGCGATGTTTGCAGAATTGAAGATTTTGTTTTGAGCTGCAGGGTTTTTGGAAGAAAAATCGAAGAAGTCATGATTGGGTATGCATATAATAAAGCAATACTTTTGAAATGTAAAACCATAGTAGCAGAATACATCCCAACCGATAAAAATACTCCCTGCTTCAATTTTTTTAAGAATTCGGGATTTGCTGAAAATGCTAACCTGTTCGAGCTGGAGACAAGCAAGAAATTTTTAATACCTGATTTTA